GGACACATAAGCTGCCATGAATAAAACGACATTCCATGCTAATAATATCAAAATATCTATGTAGGCGCGGGATAAACTTTCGGAAAGTGAAAGCCTCCGGTCCTGGAAAGCAGGCAAATATGTTAGATCAGCGGCACTTTGATCATTAGAAAACCACGCCCGAGAAGTAAACACCTCTTTATCTTTCAAATATTCAACAATTTTACGCTTATAGGCTCTGGAGTCCTGAATAAAATTGTTATAACTCTGTCGGTCTGTCCCCGCTATTGCCCCGATAGCAAAGTGATATACATCCGCAAAGGAGATACGAGAAAGGGCATCTGCGAACTTGGCATTTCTCTCTCGTACCTCCGCAGGTTTATTGAGAACTTCCTCCACTTTATCCGCATACGCAATCCGAAGCGGTTCCTGATACCCTAAAATCTCTTGAAAGATAGAGGTATCCGCTTTGTCAACATCTCTGATAATGTAACCTTCTAACAAATGTAAGTTATGCATCCCATACGAAAAAAACGTAACAAAGCGATTAGTTCTTTCTGAATCCACCCCAGGTTCCCAAAAAATTGAATCCTGCAGGTTTTCGTAACCTCTCCGTTTGATGTAGGTATCTCGTTCTTTTCTGAACTGATCCCACACATCGCCAGCGGAACGGACAAACTCTGCCTCAGGCTTGGACTGATAGGGTGGAAATTTATCGACAACAATCGTCGCCACGTTTGAATGAACGATTGTTAGCATCACCCAAATAACCATCGAAAGAATTAAGGTTGTCGCAGGCGACTTTGTCCAAATTGACAACAGCAATCCTAAAAGATACCATGTTGACACGTACAACAGCGAGACGGCAAATATCAGCACAATATGTGAAATATCGTTCCCATCAAAAGCAGTCACACGGGAAGAAAGCGCGATGACCAGTGCCACGATTAAACTTATCAAAACAATAGGAAACAGCGATAACATCCCGCCGAGGTATTTTCCCAGCACTATCATATCTCTTGGTATCGCATTGGATAACACGAGTTTCAATGTGCCATCTTCTCTCTCTCCTGAAATTGTATTGAAAGCAAATAGAATCGCTAAGGCACTAAGTATGATTTTGAAGATAAAAACCACATCAATGGTTAGGAACATTGACAGAAAAGAATTGTCTGCCCCCCGTTTCTCCGCTGGTTCACCCATTATAGGGAAGGTGAGTTCAAAGACAGGCTTAGCCAGTTCAATGGTGACCGTATTTGCGCCGAAGTTCTCCGCCCCTACGTTAAAGATACCTAAAGGATTCGGTTTCCTGTGTGTTCTCGGTTTAATGTTGTAATAGAGATTCCATTCCTGCGCTTCCGCTTTTGCTTCTCGGACGGCAGCGTTATACCCTGTTAAACGTTTTTCGTAATCATCCACTTGGACGAAAACAGCAACAGCTGTTGAGAGCAGACAGACGATAAGCCCAATCATAAATCGGGAGGTTAACACATTTGAGACGAATTCTCGCTGGATAACAAGCCAAAGCGTATGCATTAATATGCCTCATCACCTTTATCGGTAAGAACGATTTGTGATTACAGCTCCTCTGGATAACAAGGTAAGAAGTCTACATCCCCTCGCCATCCAAGTATTTGAGCGGACTTTCGATGATGTAATCTCCTGAATCTTCAAGGAACTGTTGCACAAGGAAGATATGCCCGGCACCGATAATCAACAGAATTCGGTCGTCATCAGATTCGGTGATACGCGTCAGGTTCACAAAGATTTTGAGATTCCGAGAATACCACAAATGCCCAACCCAATTAGCTCCTGGGTACTGATCGCCGAGTCCAACACGCGCCATCTGCAAGTACTCTTGATGGTCAGCGCGTATGTCTTCAGGCTGATTGAGTCGTCTGTACATGTCGGTTATTGGTTCGTATTTCTCAGGTTCGATCCAGATTGTGCCATCTGCATCCTGCGTAACCTCCCCTTCAGCCGTAGGCGGTTGCCCCATGAGGTGCTCCTGATTGTGTGCTTTTGCGAACTTGCCAGGACTTACCAAATCCCAATCAAAATCTTCTGGAAAAAACCCGTCGGGTTCCTCAGAATAGTTTCGGAAATAATCCACGCAGTATACCTTTGAATGTCCCATCTGCTTGGCTAACCGGAACCCGATCTGGTCGCTTTCATGGCGTTTGAGTTCATACGCTCCTTTGAGATAGTCTTGATAGGTTGCGTTGGTCTCAGCGGTTCGTGAGAAATCTATCTCAAAAGCCATTTTGGTGGGTTTAAATTCTCTGAGTTGTTTAACCAATTGCTCAATCTCGCGCTGACGTTTTGGAGCGAGGACATCATCCATTTTATAATTAAAGCCATCCATTCCCGGATTCGCTAAGTGTCCGCTGCCCAGAATCATGATTGTCGGTTTTTGCGTCATTTGTTTAGTGCCTCCTGTAGATACATCTGTCTGACCATCACTTGTTGTTGTGGCGACCATAAACAACACACCTGCAAGGAGTGCCATTGTATAGGTTTTCCACTTTACTAAGACTTTCATAGAACTTTCTCCTATCCGTAAAACTATCTGATTGACGCTTACGTTGGGGTTGTTTTAGTTTGTAAAGAGACATCCAACGCAAGCATCGAAAAGGCGAATAAATCATATCCTCAATTCGTTTTCTCGGTTGAAGATTTCTCCTCTCCACCTGTCTCTAAGTATTGCAGCGGGCTTTCCAAGTGATAGACTTCGGAGTCTTCCACAATTTGTTTAAGGAATCCTAAGTGCCCAGCACCGATGATTAGCAAAATACGCTCATCTTCTGATTCCGTAATTCGGGTGAGGTTGACGAAAGTTTTGAGGTTCCGATTATACCAAAAATGTGCGACCCAATTCGCCCCCGGGTACTCGTCTCGAAGACCGATTCGGGCAATCCGTAAGTAGTCGCGGAGGTTTGTGCGGATCTTTTCATCCTGGTTTTCCTGTATGTACATGTCAACTATGGGTTCGTATTTCTCAGGCTCAATCCAGATTGTGCCATCTTCATCCTGCGTCATTTTTCCAGTAGGTGGCGACCCCATAAGATGTTCCTGATCGTTCGTCTCTGCAAACGCACCATAATCTGTCAAATGATCTTCCCGATCCTCCCGAATCATTGGATCATCGCGAAGATAATCTACACAGTGGACCTTTGGATGTCCCATCTGTTTCGCCAATCGGAATCCAATCTGGTGGATTTCATGGGGTTTAAGTTGGAAGTTGTCCTGCAGGTAACCGTTGTATTCCTCCTGAAGTTCAGCCTCCCAATTTGTATCAACTTCAACGGCTATCTTCGTCGGCTTGAATCTGGCAAGTTGTTCAGCGAACTGCTGAAGTTCGGCTTGGCGTTTGGGTGCGAGGACATCGTCCATTCTATAATTGATTCGATCTGCTCCCCAATTTGCTAAATGTCCGCTACCAAGAATCATAATTGTCGGTTTCGTTTGGTGTTTCATCAATTAACATCCTCCGTTTTTAGGTATTTGAGTGGACTTTCGATGATGTAATCTCCTGAATCTTCAAGAAATTGTCGGACAAGAAAAAGATGCCCCCCACCGATGATTAGAAAAATTCGATCATCATCAGATTCAGTGATGCGCGTCAGATTTACGAAAATCTTGAGATTCCGAGCATACCAAATATGGGCAAGCCAATCCGCACCCGGATATTTGTCGCCTAATCCAATCCGCGCATCATGTAAGTATGCCCGATGGCTCATGCGGCTTCCTTCAGGCTGG
This DNA window, taken from Candidatus Poribacteria bacterium, encodes the following:
- a CDS encoding ABC transporter permease, with product MHTLWLVIQREFVSNVLTSRFMIGLIVCLLSTAVAVFVQVDDYEKRLTGYNAAVREAKAEAQEWNLYYNIKPRTHRKPNPLGIFNVGAENFGANTVTIELAKPVFELTFPIMGEPAEKRGADNSFLSMFLTIDVVFIFKIILSALAILFAFNTISGEREDGTLKLVLSNAIPRDMIVLGKYLGGMLSLFPIVLISLIVALVIALSSRVTAFDGNDISHIVLIFAVSLLYVSTWYLLGLLLSIWTKSPATTLILSMVIWVMLTIVHSNVATIVVDKFPPYQSKPEAEFVRSAGDVWDQFRKERDTYIKRRGYENLQDSIFWEPGVDSERTNRFVTFFSYGMHNLHLLEGYIIRDVDKADTSIFQEILGYQEPLRIAYADKVEEVLNKPAEVRERNAKFADALSRISFADVYHFAIGAIAGTDRQSYNNFIQDSRAYKRKIVEYLKDKEVFTSRAWFSNDQSAADLTYLPAFQDRRLSLSESLSRAYIDILILLAWNVVLFMAAYVSFLRYDLG
- a CDS encoding DUF5694 domain-containing protein, whose product is MKVLVKWKTYTMALLAGVLFMVATTTSDGQTDVSTGGTKQMTQKPTIMILGSGHLANPGMDGFNYKMDDVLAPKRQREIEQLVKQLREFKPTKMAFEIDFSRTAETNATYQDYLKGAYELKRHESDQIGFRLAKQMGHSKVYCVDYFRNYSEEPDGFFPEDFDWDLVSPGKFAKAHNQEHLMGQPPTAEGEVTQDADGTIWIEPEKYEPITDMYRRLNQPEDIRADHQEYLQMARVGLGDQYPGANWVGHLWYSRNLKIFVNLTRITESDDDRILLIIGAGHIFLVQQFLEDSGDYIIESPLKYLDGEGM
- a CDS encoding DUF5694 domain-containing protein, encoding MKHQTKPTIMILGSGHLANWGADRINYRMDDVLAPKRQAELQQFAEQLARFKPTKIAVEVDTNWEAELQEEYNGYLQDNFQLKPHEIHQIGFRLAKQMGHPKVHCVDYLRDDPMIREDREDHLTDYGAFAETNDQEHLMGSPPTGKMTQDEDGTIWIEPEKYEPIVDMYIQENQDEKIRTNLRDYLRIARIGLRDEYPGANWVAHFWYNRNLKTFVNLTRITESEDERILLIIGAGHLGFLKQIVEDSEVYHLESPLQYLETGGEEKSSTEKTN
- a CDS encoding DUF5694 domain-containing protein encodes the protein MLRCVKQGNSIGPGKITRDKDGRIWIEPKEYEPILDKYIRINQPEGSRMSHRAYLHDARIGLGDKYPGADWLAHIWYARNLKIFVNLTRITESDDDRIFLIIGGGHLFLVRQFLEDSGDYIIESPLKYLKTEDVN